One genomic segment of Stenotrophomonas sp. 704A1 includes these proteins:
- a CDS encoding CopL family metal-binding regulatory protein: protein MSLASTLLRVVLMLSLLLNGLNAAMASGHEAMGEMAHATAADDGDPDCHHHAAMQAEAPAQAQPPAHDAHCQIKDCVRSCAQHPLLVVQPLPFLAGPGLSLAPQPMPATGRPAPPLPPISRPPIG from the coding sequence ATGTCCCTCGCCTCGACCCTGCTCCGTGTCGTGCTCATGCTCAGCCTGTTGCTCAACGGGCTGAACGCGGCCATGGCCAGCGGCCACGAGGCGATGGGCGAGATGGCGCATGCCACCGCTGCCGATGACGGCGATCCCGACTGCCATCACCACGCGGCCATGCAGGCCGAGGCGCCAGCGCAGGCCCAGCCACCGGCCCACGACGCCCACTGCCAGATCAAGGACTGCGTGCGCAGCTGCGCCCAGCATCCGCTGCTGGTGGTGCAGCCACTGCCGTTCCTGGCCGGCCCGGGCTTGTCGCTGGCCCCGCAACCGATGCCGGCCACTGGCCGTCCGGCGCCGCCGCTGCCGCCGATCTCACGCCCTCCCATCGGCTGA